The Pseudopipra pipra isolate bDixPip1 chromosome 29, bDixPip1.hap1, whole genome shotgun sequence DNA segment CTATTCCAGCAGGAAAATTCGTTGCTGAGTTGGACTTGGAAGGAAACTTGGCACAGCAGCAGCGCAGGGGAAGAATTCCAAGTTTTCCTGGAagcctggttttgttttaaatggaaTGTGGGtgtctctcccttctccctgcatgttggggagggctctggggACCCCCAGGGTGGTTGTGAGTGTCCCCTCTCTGCTGGtttggggcagggaagggggagaTTCCACCCCCACAAGAGCTGATTCCAGAGCTGTAATTCCTGGATAACATCCACGTAGGGAAGTGTGAAACCTTTGTGTCACCAGCCCAGAGATTCCTCCTGTGAGTGGAGCAGGAAGCtttgcttttccctctccttttgtTGGAAAAGTAAGATTTGAAAGctttaggtttattttttttggttttgtttttcgggttttttttattccaaatttcTCTATGGAAAAGTGGGAACATCCCACTTGGAGCCATCCTGTGACCCACCCCTGTCCTGTGATCCAGGGACTTTTCTCCCAGCAAGATCCTCCTCCCCAGTCACATCCTGGGCCCTCCCCCTTGAGCtgccagaggaggaggaggaggaggaaaattcccatttcccagagCTTTTGTGGATGACTCGGGTGTAAacaccccccccctccccggttTTCCAActcctgggagaagaaaagcagctggagcagcccaaATCCCTTGGGAAGGAGGATGAGGACTGGGAGGGGCTGACAGGGGTGGGACACAGCTTTGGCCCTTCACCCCCTTTGGGAACTGCATTGTTTGTCCCTGGGGGGATTTTATTGAACAATCACTTGGGGGGGGCAGGATCCAAACCCCCCTCGGGATGTGTCCCAATCCTGAGTTCCTCATCCTGGGAATTCTGGGCAGCAGAGATTTTTACAAcaagagatttttgtttttccctttttcaaagctttgtctcatttctgcctccctctgtccccccctCAGAGGACTGTGGCCCCCAAAACCCCTGTTCCCCCTGTTTAGCCCCCTAAGCCTCCATCCTCCCCCGCTTTGGCCCCCCCAAGCCCCCATTTGACTCCCCTGGATTTgcccccccccaaatcctcatcccctcctttctccctctaAATCCCCATCCCCTTAATTTGACCCCCCtacaccccctgtgccccccttcTTTGGCCCCCCATAACTCCCATCCATCCCCCCATTTGTCCCCCCCAAACCCATGTCCCCCCATTTGTCCCCCAAACCCTGTCCCCTCTCCAAGTTTGCCCCCCCAAACTCTGTTTGTCCCCCCCATTTGCCCCCCTAAACCCCCTTCCACCCGTTTTTCCCCCTCaaacccccttttcccccccatttGCCCTGCCCCCGGTGCCCCCggtgcccccagtgccctcagtcaCACACGGCCACGTCAGGGCCTCGTGCTCGGGGCGATGATTCTGTGCTGGAGCCCCAGGGCTGACTCAGCCCCCCCGGGCCGGGTCACACGGGGGGTGACCCCTCTCTCGGGGACCCCCTGGGCAGGGGGTGACACGGGGGGTGTCGGGGGGGCTCCAGCCTGACCCCCTTCCCCCTTGGTGCTGCTctgtcccctctgctctgccctgtcccagcctggTCCCAGGAGGGTCCATCCCGGTGCCCGCGGCCGGAGGGTGACGGTGACAGCGGCGGTGACGGTGATGATGTCGATGTTCCCACGCCTGGCACAGGGCACTGGTGCCACCGGGACCTTCCGCCCTGTCCCGCAGGAGCCGCGTGACGGAGGGGACGGTCCGGGCAGAAAGCACCGTCTGggcccccccttccccctcgGGGGCCagcctgggacccccaaactgggCACGCGGGGGGGGCCTGCCTGggttggggacactggggacagggaggggctcctgtgctctgctcctgctgtcaCAGGATGCCCCCGATGCCCCCGAGCTGCCGTGTCCGGCCTCTCCTGGAGGCGGTGGGTGCTCAGCCCCCTcaccccagggtgctgggggggatCGGGGGGCCCCAGGAGCACCAGTGCCCTGTCCTGCCCAGCTGGGGGGAGGACTCGGGGTCGAGGAggtgtccccagggcaggaggtgtcCCCAAGGTGGGATGGTGGGGCAGGAGGACATCCCTGGGACCGGGATCCTTGGGGCAGGAGGGTGTCCTGGAGCAGGGTGGAGGGGTgggacacccctggggcaggagggtgtCCCTGGGACCGGGATCCTTGGGGCACGAGGGTGTCCTGGGGCAGGGTGGAGGGGTgggacacccctggggcaggagggtgtCCCCGGTGTGGGacagtggggcaggagggtgtCCCGGGGGCAGGAGAATGTCGCTGGGACGGGGATGTCGCCGGGACAGGGGTGTCCCCAGGACAGGACCCAGCGGCAGCAGCCCCGCGCCGGGGCTGACTCAGCCCGTCCCTGCAGCATCACGTGAAGCCGGGGCAgcccccccgtcccccctcCCCGTCCCCTCgatccctccccctccccatccaAACCCGACGCCTGCCCAAATTTTCCGGCTGCTTCCGAACTTCCTCAATCGATCCAGCGGGATAAAAgcgcagcagccccggcccggcactcccagtgctcccagtgttcccagtgctcccaccGACGGCTCCATGCTGGGGTAAGAGccctgagggggaggagggaaggggtcccagggctgggcaggagacCCAGTGGGGCGGTGGGAGGCTTTTTCCCCAGGGAAACGGATCCCAGTGGGAATAGGAGGGAAGAGGGTCCCATGTGGGACCCTTAGGGGCACAAAGGGGGACACTGAGGCAACATCAcgtctggggggctgcgggctggtgtccctgtccctgtccctgctcccccacagGGCTCTGGGTGCTGGGAGCCGATGGGTGAAGccagggaggggcaggagggctgggacccccccgcctgctccccctgcaccccaaagtTTGGTTCTCCCCGGTTGGGAGCTGCCGGAAAGACACGGACGCTGTAATGGGAACCAGCTGGGCCGGCTCATGTGACGCCGGCACCCGGCCAGCGCTGCCACGGGGGGGTCCTGGCCCCTTATCAGGGTGGGCGAGGGGTCTCAGACCCCCAAATCAAGCTGGGAAGGGTGTCCTGGACTCCAACTAGGCTTGCCAGGGGGGCCCAGCCCCAAATCAGGCTGGATAGGGGTTCCAGCCCCAAATTAGGGTGGGCAGGGTGTTCCAGACCCCAACCGGGGTGAGAAGAGGGGCCCAGTCCCCAGTTAGGGTGGCAGGGGGGGCCCAGCGCCCCAAACTAAGGTGGGAAGAGGATCCCAGCCCCAAGTGAGGGTGTGCAGGGGGCCGTGGCCCTAAGGCAGGGtgtgcaggggggtcctggtCCCAAAGGAGGGTCAGCACAGGGGCCCAGCCCCCCATACCTGATATGGGGGTGGGCACAGAGTCctgccctcccccagccccccggctCAGTGTCTGCCCCATTCCCAGTGCTCAGCTGGTCCCCAGGATGTGGtggctgctggccctgctggtcCCCGTGGCCCTGGCCCAGTTGCACCCAGAGCCAGAACTGGACGCGCAGtgggagctgtggaagaaaaccCACCGCAAGCAGTACAACGGCCAGGTAGGGCAGGgaccctggggaggggggctctgccagctgcagacccccagga contains these protein-coding regions:
- the CTSK gene encoding cathepsin K isoform X1 is translated as MMSMFPRLAQGTGATGTFRPVPQEPRDGGDGPGRKHRLGPPFPLGGQPGTPKLGTRGGPAWVGDTGDREGLLCSAPAVTGCPRCPRAAVSGLSWRRWVLSPLTPGCWGGSGGPRSTSALSCPAGGRTRGRGGVPRAGGVPKVGWWGRRTSLGPGSLGQEGVLEQGGGVGHPWGRRVSLGPGSLGHEGVLGQGGGVGHPWGRRVSPVWDSGAGGCPGGRRMSLGRGCRRDRGVPRTGPSGSSPAPGLTQPVPAASREAGAAPPSPLPVPSIPPPPHPNPTPAQIFRLLPNFLNRSSGIKAQQPRPGTPSAPSVPSAPTDGSMLGAQLVPRMWWLLALLVPVALAQLHPEPELDAQWELWKKTHRKQYNGQADEVTRRLIWEKNLKYINTHNLEHTLGIHTFELAMNHLGDMTSEEVVRTMTGLKVPRGHQRHNETLFVPDWTERAPAAMDWRKKGYVTPVKNQGQCGSCWAFSSVGALEGQLKRKTGKLLPLSPQNLVDCVANNDGCGGGYMTNAFEYVRQNRGIDSEDAYPYIGQVGWGGGTRAPHLPPSTPITPISPPPSRQDESCMYSPTGKAAKCRGYREIPPGNEKALKRAVARIGPISVGIDASLPSFQFYSRGVYYDENCNAENINHAVLAVGYGAQKGTKHWIIKNSWGEEWGNKGYVLLARNMDNACGVANLASFPKM
- the CTSK gene encoding cathepsin K isoform X2; this translates as MMSMFPRLAQGTGATGTFRPVPQEPRDGGDGPGRKHRLGPPFPLGGQPGTPKLGTRGGPAWVGDTGDREGLLCSAPAVTGCPRCPRAAVSGLSWRRWVLSPLTPGCWGGSGGPRSTSALSCPAGGRTRGRGGVPRAGGVPKVGWWGRRTSLGPGSLGQEGVLEQGGGVGHPWGRRVSLGPGSLGHEGVLGQGGGVGHPWGRRVSPVWDSGAGGCPGGRRMSLGRGCRRDRGVPRTGPSGSSPAPGLTQPVPAASREAGAAPPSPLPVPSIPPPPHPNPTPAQIFRLLPNFLNRSSGIKAQQPRPGTPSAPSVPSAPTDGSMLGAQLVPRMWWLLALLVPVALAQLHPEPELDAQWELWKKTHRKQYNGQADEVTRRLIWEKNLKYINTHNLEHTLGIHTFELAMNHLGDMTSEEVVRTMTGLKVPRGHQRHNETLFVPDWTERAPAAMDWRKKGYVTPVKNQGQCGSCWAFSSVGALEGQLKRKTGKLLPLSPQNLVDCVANNDGCGGGYMTNAFEYVRQNRGIDSEDAYPYIGQDESCMYSPTGKAAKCRGYREIPPGNEKALKRAVARIGPISVGIDASLPSFQFYSRGVYYDENCNAENINHAVLAVGYGAQKGTKHWIIKNSWGEEWGNKGYVLLARNMDNACGVANLASFPKM